One region of Dokdonia sp. 4H-3-7-5 genomic DNA includes:
- a CDS encoding GH3 auxin-responsive promoter family protein: MAILGSIIKSAIDLKDTLSSDINPIQEQKQVLADMLNTAKDTAFGKYYGFSQLLEEEDQAAAFSKMVPYHDYNQMDSMWWDRIKHGLEDITWPGKPHYFALSSGTTGKTSKRIPVTEEMVAAIRSTSLAQVSALAHYDLPTDFFDKEVMALGSSTDLIEHDEFLEGEISGITASNIPFWFKGFYKPGEDIAKIENWDERVKTIAERAKNWDIGALSGIPSWIELMLKEVIAYHNVENIHEIWPNLQVFTSGGVAFKPYEKSFRQLLGRDITVIDTYLASEGFMAYQSRPETSSMKLSTNAGIYFEFVPFTPEYINNDGSLSQDAPSLTLKEVETDVDYVLIISTVSGAWRYLIGDTVAFTDVERAEIKITGRTKFFLNVVGSQLSVNKMEVALRELEEQFDIEIPEFTLSAKKIDGEFYHCWYLGTTATTNESELAEALDKSLKEANKNYKVARGKSLKGVKVTTIDPNIFHEWSGQNKKKGGQVKMEKVMDEEKFETFEDFVAKQ; the protein is encoded by the coding sequence ATGGCTATTCTAGGATCTATAATAAAAAGTGCAATTGACTTAAAGGATACATTATCCTCAGACATTAATCCTATTCAAGAGCAGAAACAGGTTCTAGCAGATATGCTGAATACTGCAAAGGATACTGCCTTTGGAAAGTATTATGGGTTTTCTCAACTACTAGAAGAAGAAGATCAAGCAGCTGCCTTTTCAAAAATGGTTCCTTACCACGATTATAACCAGATGGATAGTATGTGGTGGGATCGCATAAAACATGGATTAGAAGATATAACATGGCCTGGAAAACCTCACTATTTTGCACTTTCTAGTGGTACCACTGGAAAAACGAGCAAAAGAATTCCAGTCACGGAGGAAATGGTTGCTGCCATAAGAAGCACCAGTCTTGCCCAAGTATCTGCACTTGCTCATTATGACTTACCAACAGATTTTTTTGATAAAGAAGTAATGGCTCTAGGTAGCTCCACAGATCTTATCGAACATGACGAATTTCTTGAGGGTGAAATAAGTGGTATTACAGCGAGTAATATTCCTTTTTGGTTTAAAGGATTTTACAAGCCTGGAGAAGATATCGCCAAAATTGAAAACTGGGATGAACGCGTAAAAACAATTGCAGAAAGAGCCAAAAATTGGGACATAGGCGCACTGAGCGGGATTCCATCATGGATAGAGCTTATGCTTAAAGAAGTAATTGCTTATCATAATGTAGAAAATATTCATGAAATCTGGCCCAATCTACAAGTTTTTACAAGTGGAGGCGTAGCCTTTAAACCTTACGAAAAGAGCTTTAGACAACTACTAGGAAGAGATATTACTGTTATTGACACATATCTAGCATCTGAGGGGTTCATGGCTTACCAGAGCAGACCTGAGACTTCCTCTATGAAGCTTTCTACTAATGCTGGTATTTACTTTGAATTTGTACCCTTCACTCCAGAGTATATCAATAATGACGGCTCGCTATCACAAGATGCTCCATCTCTTACTTTAAAAGAAGTAGAAACAGATGTAGACTACGTCCTTATAATAAGTACGGTTTCTGGCGCATGGAGATATCTTATAGGTGACACGGTTGCTTTTACGGATGTAGAGAGAGCAGAAATTAAAATAACAGGACGGACTAAGTTTTTCTTAAACGTAGTAGGCTCTCAACTTTCTGTAAATAAAATGGAAGTAGCCTTGAGAGAACTTGAAGAACAATTTGATATTGAAATTCCTGAATTTACATTGAGTGCAAAAAAGATAGATGGAGAGTTTTACCACTGCTGGTATCTAGGTACAACGGCAACTACAAATGAAAGCGAACTTGCAGAGGCTCTAGATAAAAGTTTAAAAGAAGCAAACAAGAATTATAAAGTGGCAAGAGGAAAATCTCTCAAAGGAGTAAAAGTCACCACTATTGACCCTAATATTTTTCACGAATGGAGTGGTCAAAACAAGAAAAAAGGAGGACAAGTAAAAATGGAGAAAGTGATGGATGAAGAGAAATTTGAAACCTTTGAAGACTTTGTTGCTAAGCAATAG
- a CDS encoding M12 family metallopeptidase produces the protein MKNFHLAVACALSLCLFNSCEKEDINEISEAENTTVEIQSNDIEKAEEAFPGQKGKSQNLFYGLHSLEVATINDTYVFEGDIIFSKNQLQESTDATRSTGRTGGRWANNTVYYAINPSLPNQARVTNAIANWEASTSVRFVQRTNQADYVYFTPGSGCSSYVGRIGGRQDITLASGCSTGSTIHEIGHAVGLWHEQSRADRDDYLTINLNNVQDGVDYNFLTYVAQGQDGTEYTAQLDFNSVMLYSSFAFSKNGQPTITKKDGSTYTTNRTALSNGDITGINIMYPGDGGDGGNSGDICDGVAAYNSNTNYTIGNQVTYQGNLYERVNGGWTNLGPCGSNQPPADICEGVPAYNGNQSYSVGDFVTYQGGLYERLSSSWDRIGDCG, from the coding sequence ATGAAAAATTTTCATCTAGCAGTCGCTTGTGCCTTATCATTATGTCTATTTAATTCTTGTGAGAAAGAAGACATTAATGAAATCAGCGAAGCAGAAAACACCACTGTAGAAATCCAATCAAATGACATCGAGAAAGCAGAAGAAGCTTTCCCAGGTCAAAAAGGAAAATCACAAAACCTCTTTTACGGCTTACATAGTCTAGAAGTGGCTACCATAAATGACACTTATGTCTTTGAAGGAGATATAATCTTCTCAAAAAATCAACTACAAGAAAGCACGGATGCTACTCGCAGCACTGGACGTACTGGAGGTAGATGGGCAAACAATACCGTGTATTATGCTATAAATCCTAGTCTTCCTAATCAAGCTCGTGTTACAAATGCCATAGCAAACTGGGAAGCGAGCACTTCTGTACGTTTTGTACAACGCACAAACCAAGCTGACTATGTCTACTTCACTCCTGGTAGTGGTTGTTCTTCATATGTAGGAAGAATAGGTGGCCGCCAAGACATTACACTTGCAAGCGGTTGCTCTACGGGTAGCACCATTCATGAAATAGGTCATGCCGTAGGTTTATGGCACGAACAAAGTCGCGCAGATCGTGATGACTACCTCACCATCAACCTAAACAATGTACAAGATGGAGTGGATTATAACTTTCTAACATATGTTGCACAAGGACAAGATGGAACAGAATATACAGCCCAGCTTGATTTTAATTCTGTAATGCTCTATAGCTCTTTTGCTTTTAGCAAAAATGGCCAACCTACCATCACAAAAAAAGATGGTTCCACATATACTACAAACCGCACAGCACTCTCTAATGGAGATATTACTGGCATCAATATCATGTACCCAGGTGATGGTGGCGACGGAGGTAATAGTGGAGACATTTGTGATGGTGTAGCTGCATACAATAGCAACACAAATTATACTATTGGCAATCAAGTGACTTACCAAGGCAATCTTTATGAACGTGTAAATGGCGGTTGGACAAACCTAGGTCCTTGCGGAAGCAATCAACCACCTGCAGATATATGCGAAGGTGTGCCAGCATACAATGGTAATCAAAGTTATAGTGTAGGTGATTTTGTGACCTACCAAGGCGGGCTTTATGAACGTTTATCATCTAGTTGGGATCGTATAGGCGATTGTGGTTAG
- a CDS encoding retropepsin-like aspartic protease, which translates to MPSLREFLLSKKYCRSRLFPTVTNHLEMKARINGVEGSFILDTGASSSCIDFEFAELFGLLSEDSEVLAAGAGATDMITKLSRKNTITIQKWEYKKLDIVLFDMSHVNTALKNHDAAPVHGILGADVLNAGKGIIDYQYNCLYLK; encoded by the coding sequence ATGCCTTCATTACGCGAGTTTCTACTTTCAAAAAAATATTGCCGTTCACGCCTTTTCCCTACCGTGACTAATCATCTTGAAATGAAAGCAAGAATTAATGGTGTAGAAGGTTCCTTCATACTTGATACAGGAGCTTCTAGTTCGTGCATAGACTTTGAATTTGCAGAGTTGTTTGGGCTACTTTCTGAAGACAGTGAAGTCCTAGCTGCAGGTGCTGGCGCAACTGATATGATTACTAAGCTTTCGCGAAAAAATACCATTACCATTCAAAAATGGGAATATAAAAAACTAGACATCGTCCTCTTTGATATGTCACATGTAAATACAGCACTGAAAAATCACGATGCTGCTCCTGTTCATGGAATTCTAGGAGCAGATGTACTCAATGCAGGAAAAGGGATTATTGATTATCAATATAATTGCTTGTATTTAAAATAA
- a CDS encoding TatD family hydrolase: MNFTDTHTHLYSESFDEDQDVMIQRAIDAGVNRFFIPAIDSEYTERMYALEKNYPDHMFLMAGLHPTHVKENYEEELAHVEAQFAARDFYAVGEIGIDLYWDKSTLEIQRDAFKRQIQLAKKYQKPIVIHCREAFDEVFEVLESEKGDDLFGIFHCFSGTKEQAEQAISYNMKLGIGGVATFKNGKIDQFLAEIPLSHIVLETDAPYLSPVPYRGKRNESSYVVLVAEKLATIYQKPLDEIAAITSSNADEVFFTKRA; the protein is encoded by the coding sequence ATGAATTTTACAGATACCCATACCCATTTATACAGCGAGTCTTTTGATGAAGATCAGGACGTGATGATACAACGAGCAATTGACGCTGGCGTAAACAGATTTTTTATTCCTGCGATAGACTCTGAGTATACAGAGCGTATGTATGCGTTAGAAAAAAACTATCCAGATCATATGTTTTTAATGGCGGGTCTACATCCTACGCATGTTAAGGAGAATTACGAAGAAGAGCTGGCGCATGTGGAGGCACAATTTGCCGCTCGTGATTTTTATGCAGTAGGGGAGATAGGGATAGATTTGTATTGGGATAAGTCTACTTTAGAAATTCAGCGAGATGCTTTCAAACGACAAATACAACTAGCCAAAAAGTATCAAAAACCTATCGTCATACACTGTAGAGAGGCATTTGACGAAGTTTTTGAAGTATTAGAAAGTGAGAAAGGAGATGATCTCTTTGGGATTTTTCACTGCTTTTCTGGAACTAAAGAACAAGCAGAGCAGGCTATCAGCTATAACATGAAACTTGGGATAGGTGGTGTAGCAACCTTTAAAAATGGTAAAATCGATCAATTTCTAGCGGAGATACCGTTATCACATATTGTACTAGAAACAGATGCGCCGTATTTGAGTCCTGTGCCGTATCGTGGTAAACGTAATGAAAGTAGCTACGTGGTTTTAGTAGCCGAAAAGTTGGCGACAATTTATCAAAAACCTTTAGATGAAATCGCTGCAATAACAAGTAGCAATGCAGATGAAGTGTTTTTTACAAAGCGTGCATAG
- a CDS encoding glycerol acyltransferase, whose product MNRYDHIRPYNDNEVNQALLHAARHPMFRILLQFTFPDKTQEEIVEVLSTCFSIADFQEKVIYKSVTNLLDKSAEDFTCSGFDTLSRKRSYLYLSNHRDIVLDTSLLNMTLIDHGLITTASAIGDNLVQKDFLMELSKLNRNFLVQRGQSPREMLMSSKLLSQYIKHLLVENRSVWVAQREGRTKDGLDKTQQGVLKMITIARGKTPLMQYLKELNIVGVAISYEYDPTDILKVPEIVAKQENVPYIKTANEDFNSILKGALGNKRNIHIAAAPMPEEIYDQIAQDYASDNDKLQAFASALDTIIWKHYKLWPSNYIAYDLYHKSNKYSAHYDEKELRHFERRLEVRVDKEKQIEVDSFLLMYANPVVQSEKV is encoded by the coding sequence TTGAATAGATACGACCATATACGACCTTATAATGATAATGAAGTAAATCAGGCTTTACTTCACGCAGCAAGACATCCTATGTTTAGGATTTTACTGCAATTTACATTTCCAGATAAAACACAAGAAGAAATTGTCGAAGTACTCAGTACCTGCTTTTCAATAGCCGATTTTCAAGAAAAAGTTATCTATAAATCAGTAACAAATCTACTTGATAAAAGTGCTGAGGATTTTACGTGTAGTGGGTTTGATACGCTTTCGCGAAAGCGGTCTTATCTATACCTGTCAAATCATCGTGATATTGTACTTGATACGTCATTACTTAATATGACGCTTATAGATCATGGTCTTATAACAACAGCCTCTGCAATAGGAGATAATCTTGTGCAAAAAGATTTTTTAATGGAGCTGTCTAAGCTCAACAGGAATTTCTTAGTGCAAAGAGGGCAGTCACCACGTGAGATGCTTATGAGTTCTAAACTCTTGTCTCAATATATTAAGCACTTGCTAGTAGAAAATAGATCTGTGTGGGTAGCCCAGCGAGAAGGACGAACAAAAGACGGACTTGATAAAACGCAGCAAGGCGTACTCAAGATGATCACCATTGCTCGTGGTAAAACACCACTAATGCAATACCTCAAAGAACTTAACATAGTAGGAGTCGCAATCTCTTATGAGTATGACCCTACAGATATTTTGAAGGTACCCGAAATTGTGGCAAAACAAGAAAATGTACCTTACATAAAAACAGCAAACGAAGATTTTAATAGCATCCTAAAAGGTGCGCTAGGTAATAAACGCAATATCCATATAGCAGCTGCACCTATGCCAGAAGAAATTTATGATCAAATTGCTCAGGATTATGCAAGTGATAATGATAAGCTACAAGCATTTGCCAGTGCCTTAGATACTATAATCTGGAAGCATTATAAGTTGTGGCCGTCTAATTATATTGCATATGATCTATACCATAAAAGCAATAAGTACAGCGCTCATTATGATGAGAAAGAATTACGTCATTTTGAACGTAGGTTAGAAGTGCGAGTAGATAAAGAAAAGCAGATAGAAGTAGACAGTTTCTTATTAATGTATGCAAACCCAGTAGTACAATCAGAAAAAGTATGA
- a CDS encoding asparaginase gives MSKAKILLIYTGGTIGMIKDYETGALKAFNFDELLEKIPELRLLDCEISTASFDTVIDSSNMNPTYWNELCDFIKEGYDSYDGFVVLHGSDTMSYSASAISFMLENLSKPVVFTGSQLPIGDLRTDAKENLITAVQVAALRKRNKPLITEVCLYFEYKLYRANRTSKISAENFEAFTSPNYPELLTSGVHLTINEDALWKPNKKVLKVHRKLVTEILLLKIYPGISQCLVEAMLNIPCTRGVVLETFGAGNTSTQPWFVDALKATIKRGVPIVNITQCISGSVHMGNYETSVALKKMGVINGGDMTTEAATTKMMYLLGQELGPKVFKTVFETSLRGELT, from the coding sequence ATGAGCAAGGCTAAGATTCTCTTAATATATACAGGAGGTACTATAGGTATGATCAAAGATTATGAAACGGGAGCTTTAAAAGCTTTCAACTTTGATGAACTACTTGAAAAAATCCCTGAATTAAGGTTGCTAGATTGTGAGATAAGCACCGCCTCATTTGATACCGTGATTGATTCGTCAAACATGAATCCTACCTACTGGAACGAGCTTTGTGATTTTATTAAAGAAGGATATGATAGTTATGACGGCTTTGTAGTGCTGCACGGTAGCGATACCATGAGTTATAGCGCATCTGCCATAAGTTTTATGCTAGAAAATCTATCTAAGCCTGTGGTGTTTACGGGATCACAGCTGCCTATAGGAGATTTACGCACAGATGCAAAGGAGAATTTAATTACTGCGGTTCAAGTAGCTGCTTTGAGAAAACGTAATAAACCACTTATAACTGAAGTATGTCTTTACTTTGAGTATAAACTATACCGAGCAAATCGTACATCAAAAATAAGTGCGGAAAATTTTGAAGCATTTACTTCTCCTAATTATCCAGAACTCCTCACCTCAGGAGTACATCTCACCATAAACGAAGACGCACTCTGGAAACCGAATAAAAAGGTGCTTAAAGTTCACAGAAAATTAGTTACAGAGATTCTACTACTTAAAATATATCCTGGCATTTCGCAGTGCTTAGTAGAAGCCATGCTTAATATTCCTTGTACGCGTGGCGTGGTGCTAGAAACCTTCGGGGCAGGAAACACCTCTACGCAACCGTGGTTTGTAGATGCGCTTAAAGCAACTATCAAGCGAGGAGTTCCTATCGTAAATATCACGCAGTGTATCTCTGGCAGCGTGCACATGGGTAATTATGAAACTAGTGTCGCTTTAAAGAAAATGGGCGTCATTAATGGAGGCGATATGACTACAGAAGCCGCTACTACAAAAATGATGTATTTACTAGGGCAGGAGCTGGGGCCTAAAGTGTTTAAAACAGTCTTTGAAACTTCTTTACGAGGAGAGCTCACATAA